The nucleotide sequence TTTTAACCACGGAATTTGTTCGTTACATTTGTTTTCAACAAGAAAGGAAAATGATTTACACCATACCAACAAAGAAAGGTTTAGGAATTGAGATTTGGGGAACGCGCGATGATCTGGAATACCTATACAATATTGTCTCAAAATTTTGGAATGATCCGTCGCTCTCACCAATAAAAGGATACGAAGATAAAAATCATCTCATCAGCGGTTTTTCTTACGAAATACGAAAAGCATCGTACGGAAGCAGGCTGACCAGAACCCATAGTCATTATTCTTTCGAAGAGATTCCATATTGTGGCGTTCAGGTTTCCTGGGTTCATATCATATTCTCTATTGCCGCACTGAAATACAATATGAAATTAATGAAAAGCGATAAGGCGGATATCGCGATGTTTTTACATTTGGAATATTGGATAGAAAGGTCAATGAAAGGTTATGATCCTGTCGGAGCCGTCAATCTCTTACCCTATCTGGATGACGCTATTCACACAGGTAATGAAAATCTGTATCTTTATATGCGGCATATCAATTCAACATTTTTTGGCTTGAAGGGCGGCAAGAAATCGTTTAGAAACTTAGCACAGCTGATGCGGACTGCGGTCTTTTCAACGGATGAATACAATGATTTACAAAACTTTCTGCAGTCGGAAGCTAATAAGCACAACTGTAAAGTTGAGGATTTGGAATTGAATGATGATGACAAGATATACGAAATAGAATGGTAATAATACCTATTAATTGCTATTGAAAATGACTGATCAATCCCTGCAATCACTTATTGATAATTTAAATTCAGGTAATACCGGATCTTACCTTATCTTCCGAAGACCCCTAAGTCAATATGTCGATTATGCTAAAATCTGGTTAGAAAAACCCACAGCAGATGATAGTGTAACCTCTTCTGACGGTCCTGATCATTTTTACCTGATTAAAAATAATGAGGGTGTCTTTGTCGCAATTGTATATGATATGCGCCGGGATTTACACTGGTTTGTGTTACCTCAGTATCGTGGAAAAGGCCATTTGACACAATCAATGAAGAGTACCATTATTCCGCATTTGTTTTTGAGTAGGGATCAGCAAAGAATTACCATTGACGAAATGCAGATCGGACCCCAGAATTTTAAAGCTTCCCAAAAAGTTGCATTGGACTTAGGGTTTACAAAGAGTGAAGAGGAAGACTATATCCTTTTGAAAGACCATTCTATTAAAGAAATTCCCGATGCAGGCGTAAATTCAGAACTTACTCCTGAAAGAGTGGGTGAACTAAGAAAACAAATCAATTTCTTA is from Epilithonimonas vandammei and encodes:
- a CDS encoding DUF6904 family protein, which translates into the protein MIYTIPTKKGLGIEIWGTRDDLEYLYNIVSKFWNDPSLSPIKGYEDKNHLISGFSYEIRKASYGSRLTRTHSHYSFEEIPYCGVQVSWVHIIFSIAALKYNMKLMKSDKADIAMFLHLEYWIERSMKGYDPVGAVNLLPYLDDAIHTGNENLYLYMRHINSTFFGLKGGKKSFRNLAQLMRTAVFSTDEYNDLQNFLQSEANKHNCKVEDLELNDDDKIYEIEW
- a CDS encoding GNAT family N-acetyltransferase, translating into MTDQSLQSLIDNLNSGNTGSYLIFRRPLSQYVDYAKIWLEKPTADDSVTSSDGPDHFYLIKNNEGVFVAIVYDMRRDLHWFVLPQYRGKGHLTQSMKSTIIPHLFLSRDQQRITIDEMQIGPQNFKASQKVALDLGFTKSEEEDYILLKDHSIKEIPDAGVNSELTPERVGELRKQINFLARSLWAIQTEIEMGYGKTEYSEELQQLVWQIKNHTWKIEDFLWSNKNNID